The sequence below is a genomic window from Desulfobulbus oligotrophicus.
ACACAACAATCTTTCCAGAAAAGCTGCCCATCAGTTTTCTCGGTTGGCTCAAACCCCAAGGCAGTCCACTCTTCCAAGAGGGACTTGATATCCAAGGGGTTCATGGCGCCGTCCCGGAAGAGGTGGGCATCGAACCAGACCCGACCGCCGATCAATTGCCGGTGATCCTTCAGGCACTGCTCCCAACCTTCCGGATATTTTTCCCTGATAACAGAAATCGGCACAACAAAATCGATGAATTCAAGGGCGATGGCCATAATCCCTCCCTAACCCGTTATGCAATGCTCAAAATCAGACGCCCGCTTTTTCCTGCGCGTCATAATCTGACTCCTCATAACACATATCCACCTTTTTCCCGCGTCTGAAGGAAGCCAGGTTGGTGGACAGGGAACACAAGGCTTCGCTTAACCCTGCTGCATTGTTGGCATATTTCATGGCTCTGTCCCGCCTTATGCCAATATCGGCGGCGACGCTGACCGCATCGATATTCGCGCCAAGAAAAACAAACTCCCAGGAATACACTTCCTGCTGGTCCCTGATCATCGATTTGATTGTGCTCAAGGAAAACTCCTTGGAGGCGTTTTCTTCGCCATCGGTTTGAATCAGGAAAATAACCTTTTCGGGTCGATCCGATTCGGCCATGGCGCTTAAGCGTTTGCCGGTAGACAGAATAGCTTTGCCAACCGCGTCGAATAAAGCCGTCATGCCACGGGGCACATAGGTGGTCTCGTCCAGATGGC
It includes:
- a CDS encoding vWA domain-containing protein yields the protein MKYNYSDITVVLDRSGSMGVLTSEVIGAFNTFVDEQKQVEEEATFTLVQFDDRYEVDCEAINIQEVSHLDETTYVPRGMTALFDAVGKAILSTGKRLSAMAESDRPEKVIFLIQTDGEENASKEFSLSTIKSMIRDQQEVYSWEFVFLGANIDAVSVAADIGIRRDRAMKYANNAAGLSEALCSLSTNLASFRRGKKVDMCYEESDYDAQEKAGV